In Anaerolineales bacterium, one DNA window encodes the following:
- a CDS encoding pilus assembly protein — MPISTNRNERGQSLVELAVSLPVMILLLLGTMEFGMAIFSYAIIRDAAQEGALYGSFNPTNREEIENRARNISPRGEDAVFSSPVELRNTDTVRVNIEALGRACQGITGGTANSLRVSVSYQYPILMPFAGDIIGSDTVSLTGSATNVILQPPCP, encoded by the coding sequence ATGCCAATTTCAACAAACAGAAACGAACGCGGTCAAAGCCTTGTGGAGCTGGCGGTCAGCCTGCCCGTGATGATTTTGCTTTTGCTTGGAACGATGGAATTCGGCATGGCGATCTTCTCCTATGCAATCATCAGGGATGCCGCGCAGGAAGGGGCTTTGTATGGCTCCTTTAACCCGACCAACAGGGAAGAGATAGAAAATCGCGCCCGCAACATTTCTCCGCGCGGAGAAGATGCGGTATTTTCATCGCCGGTGGAATTAAGGAACACGGACACGGTCAGGGTAAATATAGAAGCGCTCGGCAGGGCCTGCCAGGGAATAACAGGCGGCACGGCGAACAGCCTGCGGGTCAGCGTCTCCTATCAATACCCGATCCTTATGCCGTTCGCCGGAGACATCATAGGCTCAGACACAGTTTCGTTAACCGGCAGTGCCACCAACGTCATCCTTCAACCCCCGTGCCCATGA
- the murA gene encoding UDP-N-acetylglucosamine 1-carboxyvinyltransferase codes for MEEFVIEGGVPLHGEITPSGNKNAALPLLAACLLTDEPVVLRNIPQIRDVLAMRKLIESLGAQVDELDENAWRITTPELTASHLDPDLCRRIRASILIAGPVLARAGGIRLPPPGGDVIGRRRLDTHILALHALGAKVNYDRIFDIEAAELHGADILLDEASVTATENAVMAAVLARGVTKIRNAASEPHVQELCRFLNLLGAQIEGIGSNTLHITGVSGLHGGEFTIGPDLLEVVSYIGAAVVTHGSIRIRNAGVQHLEMIGQVFRRLGVHWQVDGNDLIVPSDQSLAIISDLDGAVPEIKTNVWPAFPTDLMSIAITVATQSSGSVLFHDWMFSGRMYFTDKLVGMGARIILCDPYRCLIQGPMQLYGEKLESPDIRAGMALLLAALAAKGTSMIRNVVQIERGYERVDEKLRMLGAKISRASE; via the coding sequence ATGGAAGAATTTGTTATTGAAGGCGGGGTTCCCCTGCATGGCGAAATAACCCCTTCGGGGAATAAAAATGCCGCATTACCCCTGCTGGCGGCATGTTTGTTGACAGATGAGCCGGTCGTGCTTCGCAACATTCCGCAGATCCGCGATGTGCTTGCCATGCGGAAATTGATCGAAAGCCTGGGCGCCCAGGTGGATGAACTGGATGAGAATGCGTGGCGCATTACCACACCTGAACTGACCGCCTCCCATCTGGACCCGGACCTGTGCCGCCGCATCCGCGCCTCGATCCTGATCGCCGGACCGGTCCTTGCGCGAGCGGGTGGAATCCGCCTGCCTCCTCCGGGCGGGGATGTGATCGGCCGCCGCCGCCTGGATACACATATCCTGGCCCTGCATGCATTGGGCGCAAAAGTAAATTATGACCGCATCTTTGACATTGAGGCGGCTGAACTCCACGGCGCAGATATCCTTTTGGATGAAGCCAGTGTCACTGCAACGGAAAATGCCGTGATGGCTGCCGTGCTTGCCAGGGGCGTCACGAAGATCCGAAATGCGGCGTCAGAACCGCACGTACAGGAGTTATGCCGTTTCCTGAATTTGCTGGGTGCGCAGATCGAAGGGATCGGTTCGAATACACTCCATATTACCGGTGTGTCCGGCTTGCATGGCGGGGAATTTACAATTGGTCCCGACCTCCTGGAGGTGGTTAGTTATATTGGCGCGGCGGTTGTAACGCATGGCAGTATTCGCATTCGCAACGCCGGTGTTCAGCACCTTGAAATGATAGGACAGGTATTTCGCCGTTTGGGGGTCCACTGGCAGGTGGACGGGAATGATCTGATCGTTCCCTCCGACCAGTCCCTTGCGATCATATCCGACCTTGACGGAGCCGTCCCTGAAATCAAGACCAACGTCTGGCCGGCCTTCCCAACCGACCTGATGAGTATTGCGATCACGGTGGCGACGCAGTCCTCGGGCTCCGTGCTTTTTCACGACTGGATGTTTTCGGGAAGAATGTATTTTACGGACAAGCTGGTGGGGATGGGCGCGCGCATTATTTTATGCGACCCCTATCGTTGTTTAATTCAGGGCCCCATGCAGTTATATGGAGAGAAGCTGGAAAGTCCGGACATCCGTGCCGGCATGGCATTGTTATTGGCGGCGCTGGCGGCGAAAGGTACGTCGATGATTCGGAATGTGGTTCAGATCGAAAGGGGCTATGAGCGGGTGGACGAGAAGCTGCGGATGCTCGGTGCAAAAATAAGCCGCGCTTCGGAGTGA
- the ileS gene encoding isoleucine--tRNA ligase → MFKPVNSKLDVPSLEENVLKMWKKQDVFKKTVEQRKGGPEYVFYEGPPTANGKPGVHHVLARAFKDMFPRYKIMRGYHVSRRGGWDTHGLPVEIEVEKQLGFNNKQQIEEYGIDKFNELCKKSVFTYIQDWERLTDRIAFWVDLEEAYVTYTNEYIESVWWILKNFWEKDLLFKGYKIVPYCPRCGTPLSDHEVALGYDDATDPSVFVRLPLVEKPDTSLLVWTTTPWTLPANVAVAAHPEVDYVTVERDHHGTKERLILAKNLVETIFKDEDVKVVDTYKGRKLKGVKYKPLFTFVTVDKPAYYVVLGDFVTTEDGSGLVHQAPAFGAEDMEMAKQHDLPILLTVQPDGTFIPEITPWRGIFVKDADPQIIQDLDARGLLFRAGTLVHTYPFCWRCHTPLLYYARESWYIRTSSKRDRLVELNKTINWVPDHIKNGRFGNWLENNIDWSLSRERYWGTPLPVWECENPDCKHRECIGSVKELSEKAGKDLGELDLHRPHVDNVHWKCMECGGRMTRVKDLIDVWFDSGAMPVAQWHYPFENKDKFESQFPADYICEAVDQTRGWFYSLHAISTLLHDEISFKNVICLGHIQDGEGRKMSKSLGNIVQPWDVLNVHGADALRWYLYTASPPGQERRFSPDLVGDVIRSFTLTLWNVYSFFITYANLDKPQGLTVTAATNDLDRWMLSELNVLVRDVTKAYDEYDVLNATRPVEKFVENLSTWYVRRSRRRFWKNESGADKQAAYSTLYTALVTVAKLIAPAMPFLAEELYQNLVRSVDETAPESVHLAEWPAVMNEFIDETLNREMELVMKLVSLGHSARQKANRKVRQPLAEAAFSVGNPAERTALMKNVDVIQDELNVKQVRLLDAATEAVSHTVKPLPKQLGQKYGNKFPAIQKAILAMNAEEAARTLQSGSPLKVTADGGTYEVLSDEVEVKAMAKEGFAVAEEGAYVAALVTDLTPELISEGLAREFVRRVQDLRKTADLAVADRVELFIEASAGLRSAIEAHESYITVETLTTKLSFTSPPQDSSIVEDEFEGEQVKVGLVKA, encoded by the coding sequence ATGTTTAAACCAGTTAACTCAAAACTCGATGTGCCTTCTTTGGAAGAGAATGTCCTCAAAATGTGGAAGAAGCAGGATGTCTTCAAGAAGACCGTTGAACAGCGCAAGGGCGGCCCCGAGTATGTTTTTTACGAAGGACCGCCGACTGCGAATGGAAAGCCCGGTGTGCATCATGTGTTGGCGCGCGCGTTCAAGGATATGTTCCCGCGCTACAAGATCATGCGCGGGTATCACGTCTCGCGCCGCGGCGGTTGGGACACACATGGTCTGCCCGTTGAGATCGAGGTTGAAAAACAACTTGGATTCAACAACAAGCAGCAGATCGAGGAATACGGTATCGATAAATTCAACGAGCTTTGCAAGAAATCCGTGTTTACATACATTCAGGATTGGGAGCGACTCACCGACCGCATCGCCTTTTGGGTCGACCTCGAAGAGGCCTATGTGACCTATACCAATGAATACATCGAGTCGGTCTGGTGGATCCTCAAGAACTTCTGGGAAAAGGACCTGCTCTTCAAGGGCTACAAGATCGTTCCGTATTGCCCGCGTTGCGGCACGCCGCTCTCCGACCATGAAGTTGCCCTCGGTTACGACGATGCAACCGACCCCTCGGTCTTTGTCCGCCTGCCGCTGGTGGAAAAGCCGGATACCTCCCTTCTTGTCTGGACGACCACCCCATGGACCCTTCCGGCCAACGTCGCTGTTGCAGCGCACCCCGAGGTTGATTATGTGACCGTCGAGCGTGATCATCACGGCACGAAGGAACGCCTCATCCTTGCTAAAAATCTGGTTGAAACGATTTTCAAAGATGAGGACGTGAAGGTGGTGGATACATACAAGGGCAGGAAGCTGAAGGGCGTTAAGTACAAGCCGCTCTTCACATTTGTGACGGTGGACAAACCTGCCTATTATGTTGTACTGGGCGATTTCGTCACAACAGAAGACGGCTCCGGACTTGTGCATCAGGCGCCCGCTTTTGGCGCGGAAGACATGGAGATGGCGAAACAACACGACCTGCCGATTTTGTTGACCGTTCAGCCGGATGGCACGTTCATCCCCGAGATCACGCCCTGGCGGGGAATCTTTGTCAAGGATGCCGACCCGCAAATCATCCAGGACCTTGATGCGCGTGGTCTTTTGTTCCGAGCCGGCACGCTGGTGCATACCTATCCATTCTGCTGGCGCTGCCATACGCCGCTCCTGTATTATGCGCGTGAGTCGTGGTACATCCGCACGAGTTCAAAGCGCGATCGTCTCGTGGAATTGAACAAGACCATCAACTGGGTTCCCGACCACATCAAGAACGGACGTTTTGGCAACTGGCTGGAAAATAACATCGACTGGTCGCTCAGCCGCGAGCGGTATTGGGGGACGCCGCTTCCCGTGTGGGAGTGTGAAAACCCCGATTGCAAGCATCGCGAGTGCATCGGCTCGGTAAAGGAACTTTCTGAAAAAGCAGGCAAAGACTTGGGCGAACTCGATCTGCACCGCCCGCACGTGGACAACGTCCACTGGAAGTGTATGGAGTGCGGTGGAAGAATGACGCGCGTCAAGGACCTGATCGACGTATGGTTCGACTCGGGCGCGATGCCTGTGGCGCAGTGGCATTATCCGTTTGAGAACAAGGATAAGTTCGAGTCCCAATTCCCCGCCGATTACATCTGTGAGGCGGTCGATCAGACGCGCGGCTGGTTCTATTCGCTGCATGCCATCAGCACATTGCTCCATGATGAAATCTCCTTCAAGAATGTCATCTGCCTCGGTCATATACAGGACGGTGAGGGACGCAAGATGTCCAAATCGCTGGGTAATATCGTCCAGCCCTGGGATGTGTTGAATGTGCACGGTGCAGATGCACTGCGCTGGTATCTCTACACCGCTTCGCCGCCGGGCCAGGAACGCCGCTTCTCCCCCGACCTGGTTGGAGATGTCATCCGCAGCTTTACGCTTACGCTGTGGAATGTGTACTCGTTCTTCATCACCTATGCCAACCTCGACAAACCGCAGGGACTCACCGTCACTGCAGCGACCAACGACCTGGACCGCTGGATGCTCTCCGAATTGAATGTGCTCGTCCGTGACGTGACGAAGGCGTACGATGAATATGACGTCTTGAATGCGACCCGTCCTGTGGAAAAATTCGTCGAGAACCTCTCCACCTGGTACGTGCGCCGCTCGCGCCGCCGCTTCTGGAAGAACGAATCAGGCGCCGACAAACAGGCCGCATACTCCACGCTGTATACCGCATTGGTGACGGTCGCAAAATTAATCGCACCCGCCATGCCATTCCTCGCCGAAGAGTTGTACCAAAACCTCGTCCGCTCGGTGGATGAGACTGCGCCCGAATCCGTTCATCTTGCAGAGTGGCCGGCGGTGATGAACGAATTCATTGACGAAACACTCAACCGTGAAATGGAATTGGTGATGAAACTGGTTTCGCTCGGCCATTCTGCGCGGCAGAAAGCCAATCGCAAGGTGCGCCAGCCGCTTGCAGAAGCCGCCTTTTCCGTCGGGAATCCTGCGGAACGTACAGCGCTGATGAAGAACGTCGACGTCATCCAGGACGAGTTGAACGTGAAGCAGGTCCGTTTGCTGGACGCTGCCACGGAGGCGGTTTCGCACACGGTCAAGCCATTGCCCAAGCAGTTGGGACAGAAATACGGCAACAAGTTCCCCGCCATCCAAAAGGCGATCCTCGCCATGAATGCGGAAGAAGCGGCAAGGACCTTGCAATCCGGCAGTCCGCTGAAAGTGACAGCGGATGGCGGGACGTATGAGGTTCTCTCCGATGAAGTGGAGGTGAAGGCGATGGCAAAGGAGGGCTTCGCGGTTGCGGAGGAGGGCGCATATGTTGCCGCGCTGGTCACCGACCTGACGCCTGAACTGATTTCCGAAGGCTTGGCGCGTGAATTTGTCCGCCGCGTGCAGGATCTGCGCAAGACCGCCGACTTGGCTGTTGCCGATCGTGTGGAATTGTTCATCGAAGCCTCAGCAGGTTTGAGGTCCGCGATCGAGGCGCACGAGTCGTACATCACGGTTGAAACGCTGACGACAAAATTATCCTTCACGAGTCCGCCGCAGGATTCGTCCATTGTCGAGGATGAATTTGAGGGCGAGCAGGTCAAGGTTGGATTGGTTAAGGCGTAG
- the ftsY gene encoding signal recognition particle-docking protein FtsY, whose amino-acid sequence MTNLLSRWQQGLSRTSKAAFGQIASILGASEITNETWDDLEALLVQADLGIETTTSVLDALKRLTRTEGLTRANELASALKGELRSRLETPPDLNLTQKPTIILVVGVNGSGKTTTIAKLASRFHGEGKQVLLGAADTFRAAAMDQLQVWADRLGVEVIVGAPESDPGAVAFNAVQAGVARRVDIVMIDTAGRLHTRFNLMEELKKVNRVVGKAFDGAPHEVWLVLDATTGQNALHQARSFKDAVNVTGVILSKLDSSARGGMAFAIQRELHLPILFAGLGEKPEDLVPFDPDDFVDGILSND is encoded by the coding sequence ATGACGAACCTACTCTCACGCTGGCAGCAGGGACTCTCGCGCACAAGCAAGGCTGCATTTGGGCAGATCGCATCCATCCTTGGCGCTTCCGAGATCACAAACGAAACATGGGACGATCTTGAAGCGCTGCTCGTTCAGGCGGATTTGGGCATCGAGACCACCACCTCCGTTCTGGATGCACTCAAGCGCCTCACACGGACCGAAGGCCTGACCCGCGCCAACGAGCTTGCCTCTGCCCTGAAAGGGGAACTGCGCTCCCGCCTGGAAACGCCGCCTGACTTGAACCTTACGCAAAAACCGACAATCATTCTGGTGGTGGGCGTCAATGGCTCGGGCAAGACGACGACCATTGCGAAACTCGCCTCGCGATTTCATGGTGAAGGGAAACAGGTTTTGCTCGGCGCGGCGGACACCTTCCGCGCTGCGGCGATGGATCAGCTCCAGGTCTGGGCTGACAGGCTGGGGGTGGAAGTGATCGTTGGCGCTCCGGAGAGCGATCCCGGTGCAGTGGCGTTCAATGCTGTTCAGGCCGGCGTCGCCCGCAGGGTGGATATCGTCATGATCGACACGGCCGGCCGGCTGCACACACGGTTTAACTTAATGGAAGAGTTGAAGAAGGTCAATCGTGTGGTCGGCAAGGCGTTCGATGGTGCGCCGCATGAGGTATGGCTGGTACTGGATGCAACGACAGGTCAGAACGCCCTGCACCAGGCGCGTTCCTTTAAAGATGCAGTGAATGTGACCGGCGTGATTTTATCCAAACTGGATTCATCTGCACGCGGCGGTATGGCCTTTGCCATTCAACGGGAACTACACCTGCCCATCCTGTTTGCCGGCCTGGGCGAGAAGCCTGAAGACCTGGTACCCTTTGACCCGGACGATTTTGTAGATGGAATACTATCGAATGACTAG
- a CDS encoding GNAT family N-acetyltransferase, which yields MRIDIVTRADDELLDAFKRLVPQLTDNNPPPSLDDLTALVQDASSTLLTARDDNNQIVGALTLVVYRVPTGIRSVIEDVIVDISARGQGIGETLLVRAIELAREKSAGNISLTSNPMRMAANKLYLRVGFTKRDTNAYQIKF from the coding sequence ATGCGGATTGACATTGTCACACGGGCGGATGACGAACTTCTCGATGCGTTTAAACGCCTTGTCCCTCAACTGACTGATAATAATCCGCCTCCATCCCTGGACGATTTGACTGCCCTTGTCCAAGATGCGAGCTCCACACTGTTGACGGCCCGGGATGATAATAACCAGATCGTTGGCGCATTGACTCTTGTGGTCTATCGCGTGCCGACGGGAATCCGCTCCGTGATCGAAGATGTGATCGTGGATATCTCCGCGCGCGGACAGGGGATTGGTGAAACTTTGCTGGTGCGGGCAATCGAACTGGCCCGGGAAAAAAGCGCAGGCAATATCTCGCTCACATCCAATCCCATGCGCATGGCCGCGAATAAATTGTATTTGCGGGTGGGTTTTACGAAAAGGGATACGAACGCGTATCAAATTAAATTTTAA
- a CDS encoding A24 family peptidase, protein MSIMLFIPILVGWLGGIIINYLADVLPVTRRLSPPACLQCNEPFTWSHYLLFRPCRNGHARKARPWVVQLVTLAISIYIWNQPPVKLGYWLGLVLILYFAVIFVIDMEHRLILHPTSIFGSLLGLTVGLVSHGLKPTLWGGLGGLVIMLAFYYLGVLFSRVRAKRMRAMGQEADDEEALGAGDVILVTILGLMLGWPLIWFSLLVGILLGGFISLMLIVGLIVTRKYEKNALMVFIPYGPYLITSAFLVIYFPGFIKMFLPQ, encoded by the coding sequence ATGTCAATCATGCTGTTCATCCCCATTCTCGTTGGATGGCTTGGCGGGATCATCATAAATTATCTTGCCGATGTCCTTCCCGTCACGAGACGTTTAAGCCCGCCCGCCTGTTTGCAATGCAATGAGCCGTTCACATGGAGTCACTATCTTCTTTTTCGACCCTGCCGGAACGGACACGCCCGCAAGGCACGGCCCTGGGTCGTTCAACTCGTGACCCTTGCAATCAGCATCTATATATGGAATCAACCTCCAGTGAAACTGGGATACTGGCTTGGACTCGTCCTGATCCTTTACTTTGCCGTCATCTTCGTGATTGACATGGAGCACCGCCTGATCCTGCACCCGACCAGCATCTTCGGCTCCCTGCTCGGACTGACAGTTGGTCTTGTTTCCCATGGCCTGAAACCAACCCTTTGGGGCGGACTGGGCGGCCTTGTCATCATGCTGGCGTTTTACTATCTCGGCGTACTCTTCTCCCGCGTACGCGCAAAACGCATGCGCGCAATGGGACAGGAAGCGGACGATGAGGAGGCGCTTGGCGCAGGCGACGTGATCCTGGTCACAATTCTTGGCTTGATGCTGGGCTGGCCCCTGATCTGGTTCAGTCTCCTGGTCGGCATCCTGCTCGGAGGTTTTATCAGCTTGATGCTCATCGTCGGGTTGATCGTCACCCGTAAATACGAAAAGAATGCATTAATGGTTTTTATTCCATATGGTCCCTATTTGATCACCAGTGCATTTCTGGTCATTTATTTCCCGGGTTTTATCAAAATGTTTTTACCGCAATAA
- a CDS encoding S1 RNA-binding domain-containing protein, protein MATPDNAPAVALEPKTKLSGKILKTTLAGALVDIGQSVPGVIHISQLQQDAVNKVEDVVKEGQTVEVWVRRVKKDRIELTMIEPLAYEWKEILPDLIVKGKVVRLETYGAFVEFGAERPGLIHVSELTHGYVKTASEVLKEGEEIEAKVLDVDRRKRQIRLSMKALQAEVVEEPRPEREDRKGKGKRKGKKEDEYIMETEVSNEPQFTAMQIAWQQALEKSKGKKVRRKSYKSASEEQEQLLNSTLEKRLPTGG, encoded by the coding sequence ATGGCAACACCTGATAATGCGCCCGCCGTAGCGCTCGAACCCAAAACCAAACTTAGCGGCAAAATTTTGAAGACCACACTCGCGGGGGCGCTCGTGGACATCGGTCAGAGTGTGCCCGGTGTCATCCATATCTCACAACTCCAGCAGGACGCGGTCAATAAAGTGGAGGATGTTGTGAAGGAAGGACAAACTGTGGAAGTTTGGGTGCGCCGTGTCAAAAAAGACCGCATCGAACTCACCATGATCGAACCGCTTGCTTATGAATGGAAGGAAATCCTGCCCGATCTGATCGTCAAAGGCAAGGTCGTTCGGCTTGAAACATATGGCGCATTTGTGGAATTCGGCGCAGAGCGCCCGGGTCTCATCCACGTGAGCGAGCTGACTCACGGCTATGTCAAGACCGCCAGCGAAGTCCTCAAGGAAGGCGAGGAGATCGAAGCAAAAGTCCTGGATGTGGACCGCCGTAAGCGGCAGATCCGCTTGAGCATGAAAGCCCTGCAAGCCGAAGTTGTTGAAGAACCCAGACCCGAACGCGAGGACCGCAAGGGCAAGGGCAAACGCAAGGGCAAAAAAGAGGACGAGTATATTATGGAAACCGAAGTTTCCAACGAACCTCAGTTCACAGCCATGCAGATCGCCTGGCAGCAGGCTCTCGAAAAATCAAAGGGCAAAAAAGTCCGCCGCAAGTCCTATAAGTCTGCTTCAGAGGAACAGGAACAACTCCTCAACAGCACCCTGGAAAAACGTCTCCCCACTGGCGGATAA
- a CDS encoding pilus assembly protein, producing the protein MNTFFSRQQKKTRAQAMIEFMLTLPVLIVLIYGTIEVARLIFIFSSVANASRQAARYGAASGEIDDTHYYQDCEGIRDVANESAFIITFDEIKITYDRGIAPDGTQIPIGDIDPSPDMDTCPVDENIIRNGDRIIVQVSATYEPIIPILPIEPLKVVSASARTFLISVPIVGSALPFSFAAESPTPSKIPTSSSSIDTPTVTPFFTFTRVPPSGGGTPFGGVNPTSTIPPTLTFTPSRTPPASVTPSITPTPISCTGLTGVWHGPLFILDNVMEMEIINETGHVLSAAQVYVEWNHDTGHQSSNDRTLHLKQVVLASQTWNGDIHSPSAYIPAYYPFIPTGVSKVQFIFHQNYNLTDGTERIIITIGTPGCVNYPVDSRN; encoded by the coding sequence ATGAATACTTTTTTCAGCAGACAGCAAAAAAAGACCCGCGCGCAGGCAATGATCGAATTCATGCTCACCCTGCCGGTTTTGATTGTACTCATTTATGGAACGATCGAGGTCGCGCGGCTGATCTTCATTTTCTCTTCTGTAGCCAATGCGTCACGCCAGGCAGCGCGGTACGGAGCCGCCTCCGGTGAAATTGACGACACCCATTATTACCAGGATTGCGAGGGAATTCGCGACGTCGCCAACGAGTCGGCCTTCATCATCACCTTCGATGAGATCAAGATTACATATGACCGCGGCATTGCCCCTGACGGCACCCAGATCCCGATCGGCGATATTGACCCAAGCCCGGATATGGACACATGCCCGGTTGACGAGAATATCATCCGCAACGGTGACCGCATCATTGTTCAGGTCTCCGCAACCTATGAGCCGATCATTCCAATCCTCCCAATTGAGCCGTTGAAGGTCGTATCCGCAAGCGCGCGTACATTTTTGATCTCCGTCCCGATTGTCGGGTCGGCCCTTCCCTTCAGCTTTGCCGCGGAATCTCCCACGCCGTCCAAAATCCCAACCTCATCCTCATCCATTGACACGCCAACAGTTACACCCTTTTTTACATTCACACGAGTGCCTCCTTCCGGCGGAGGTACACCTTTCGGCGGAGTCAATCCAACAAGCACGATACCGCCCACATTGACATTTACGCCATCGAGAACCCCCCCGGCCAGCGTCACCCCGTCCATTACGCCCACGCCGATCAGCTGCACGGGACTCACAGGCGTCTGGCACGGGCCTCTCTTTATTCTGGACAACGTCATGGAAATGGAAATCATCAACGAAACCGGACATGTCCTCTCCGCCGCACAGGTCTACGTGGAGTGGAATCATGATACCGGGCACCAGTCCAGCAATGACCGAACTTTGCATCTCAAACAGGTCGTCCTTGCGTCACAGACGTGGAACGGCGACATCCATTCCCCCTCCGCCTATATTCCCGCCTATTATCCGTTCATCCCGACGGGCGTATCCAAGGTCCAGTTTATTTTCCATCAAAACTATAATTTGACGGACGGAACAGAGAGAATTATCATCACCATTGGCACACCCGGATGTGTAAATTATCCTGTCGACTCAAGAAATTAA
- the trxA gene encoding thioredoxin, whose product MSGEPIHITDESFEKVVMQSSLPVIVDFWAPWCNPCKMIAPVLDKLAREEDGKLLVAKINTDDHAEWMQKFGVQGIPTLLFVSGGKVVHRQVGALPERMLREVVAQFMEVVNQN is encoded by the coding sequence ATGTCAGGAGAACCCATTCATATTACGGATGAATCCTTCGAAAAAGTGGTGATGCAATCCAGCCTGCCCGTGATCGTGGATTTTTGGGCGCCGTGGTGCAACCCATGCAAAATGATCGCGCCCGTGCTGGACAAGCTTGCCAGGGAAGAGGATGGCAAATTGCTCGTGGCGAAGATCAATACGGATGACCATGCGGAATGGATGCAGAAATTCGGTGTTCAGGGAATTCCCACACTGCTGTTCGTTTCCGGCGGCAAGGTGGTGCATCGCCAGGTTGGCGCACTGCCCGAACGCATGCTGAGGGAAGTGGTGGCGCAGTTCATGGAAGTCGTCAACCAAAACTAA
- the prfB gene encoding peptide chain release factor 2 (programmed frameshift): MQDLLQRLQAAHDLTRQLMVHLDLAGKEIQLGQLEKEIEGLQFWSDSTNAQRVMKTVSRLREEVGSWNSLQQQVHDLTELAKLDDESLRADLEGEIKRLEVDLEKRSFAAMLSGPYDHDDAILAIHAGAGGTDSQDWAEMLQRMYLRWMEDQGFTADIVDTTPGEEAGIKSVTIAVGGKHAFGYLRSEKGVHRLVRLSPFDAAHRRHTSFALVEVLPQVSMDEVDIEINPGDIKLDVFRSSGAGGQSVQKNATAVRLTHLPTGIVVVCQNERSQMQNREFALRILRARLLELRQAEREEERAVLRGEYTKAEWGSQIRSYVLHPYQMVKDHRTDFQAGNAQSVLDGDLNGFMEAYLKSGSR, translated from the exons ATGCAGGATTTACTTCAACGCTTGCAGGCCGCGCATGACCTGACTCGACAATTAATGGTGCATCTT GACCTGGCGGGCAAAGAAATTCAACTGGGACAGCTTGAAAAGGAAATAGAAGGGCTGCAGTTCTGGAGCGATTCCACGAACGCGCAGCGTGTGATGAAGACCGTATCCCGTTTGCGGGAGGAGGTGGGATCCTGGAATTCCTTACAACAGCAGGTTCATGATCTGACCGAACTTGCGAAACTTGACGATGAATCCCTGCGCGCAGATTTGGAAGGCGAGATCAAAAGGCTCGAAGTCGATCTTGAGAAACGTTCCTTTGCAGCGATGTTATCCGGTCCCTATGATCATGACGATGCCATCCTGGCGATCCATGCAGGCGCGGGCGGGACGGATTCGCAGGATTGGGCCGAGATGTTGCAGCGCATGTATTTGCGCTGGATGGAAGACCAGGGGTTCACAGCCGACATAGTGGATACCACTCCCGGCGAAGAAGCGGGCATAAAAAGCGTGACCATTGCAGTGGGCGGGAAACATGCCTTTGGGTATCTGCGCTCGGAAAAAGGTGTCCATCGGCTGGTGAGGCTTTCCCCGTTCGACGCGGCACATCGCAGGCATACTTCGTTCGCGCTGGTTGAAGTCCTGCCGCAGGTTTCGATGGATGAGGTGGATATTGAGATCAATCCCGGTGATATAAAACTGGATGTCTTCCGTTCGTCCGGCGCGGGCGGGCAGAGCGTGCAAAAGAATGCAACCGCCGTGCGCCTGACCCATCTTCCAACCGGGATCGTGGTGGTATGTCAAAATGAGCGCTCGCAAATGCAGAACCGCGAATTTGCGCTGCGAATTCTGCGGGCGCGGTTGTTGGAACTGCGCCAGGCAGAGCGGGAGGAGGAACGCGCAGTTTTACGCGGCGAATACACCAAGGCAGAGTGGGGGAGTCAGATCCGTTCCTATGTGCTGCATCCGTACCAGATGGTGAAAGACCACCGCACGGATTTTCAGGCCGGTAATGCGCAGTCTGTTTTGGACGGCGACCTTAATGGCTTTATGGAAGCCTACTTGAAGAGCGGCTCCAGATAG